In Sphingomonas sp. LT1P40, the following are encoded in one genomic region:
- a CDS encoding acyl-CoA dehydrogenase: protein MSFTPAIAEQRFVLEHIAGISELSEAATPDLVDAVLEGVGAFAAGEWAPLDRIGDTVGAKWTADGVVMPEGYAAAYKAYVEGGWGTIGSPEAFGGQGLPFTLATAVLEMLGTANTGFALCPTLNVGAIESLMHHGTPEQQALWLPKLSTGEWTGTMNLTEPQAGSDVGALKSRAEPRGDGTFSITGTKIFISFGDHDMADNIVHLVLARTPDAPPGTKGISLFLVPKYRLDASGKPGAFNDVRVVSIEHKMGLHASPTCVLSFGDNGDCIGELIGEELGGIRAMFTMMNNARLNVGLQGVQVAERATQRAVAFARDRIQSARAGKGREPVAIIEHPDVRRMLLRMKAQTMAARALVYLAASMVDRANVGDAAARARLELLTPLAKAHGTDIGNEVASLGVQVHGGMGYIEETGAAQHFRDARITPIYEGTNGIQAADLVGRKLTGDGGAALAALIADMRADAADAGLVALIDACEAVGQHMLGAEVDDRLAGSYPFLTMLSVAVCGWLMEKQGRIAAGCEGDPAFLAMKAAAARFHVEQIVPEAVGLKAAAMAKAEVLYAVDAETFAA, encoded by the coding sequence ATGAGCTTTACCCCCGCCATCGCCGAACAGCGCTTTGTCCTAGAGCATATCGCCGGGATTTCCGAGCTGTCCGAAGCCGCGACGCCCGATCTGGTCGATGCTGTGCTGGAGGGGGTCGGTGCGTTTGCGGCGGGCGAATGGGCGCCGCTCGACCGTATCGGCGATACGGTGGGTGCGAAGTGGACGGCGGACGGCGTGGTGATGCCGGAGGGCTATGCCGCCGCGTACAAAGCCTATGTCGAGGGTGGCTGGGGCACGATCGGGTCGCCGGAAGCGTTTGGCGGACAGGGGTTGCCGTTCACGCTGGCGACCGCGGTGCTGGAGATGCTGGGCACCGCGAACACCGGGTTTGCGCTCTGCCCGACGCTGAATGTCGGCGCGATCGAGTCGCTGATGCATCATGGCACGCCGGAGCAACAGGCACTGTGGCTGCCAAAGCTGTCCACCGGCGAGTGGACCGGCACGATGAACCTGACCGAACCGCAAGCAGGCAGCGATGTCGGCGCGCTGAAATCGCGGGCCGAGCCGCGCGGCGACGGCACGTTCAGCATTACGGGCACGAAAATCTTCATCAGCTTCGGCGATCACGACATGGCGGACAATATCGTCCACCTCGTCCTCGCCCGCACGCCCGATGCGCCGCCGGGAACCAAGGGCATCTCGCTGTTCCTCGTCCCCAAATATCGGCTCGATGCCAGCGGCAAACCGGGTGCGTTCAACGATGTCCGCGTGGTGTCGATCGAGCACAAGATGGGCCTGCACGCATCGCCCACCTGCGTATTGTCGTTCGGCGATAACGGCGATTGCATCGGCGAGCTGATCGGTGAGGAGCTGGGCGGCATCCGCGCCATGTTCACGATGATGAACAATGCGCGGCTGAACGTCGGGCTTCAGGGGGTGCAGGTCGCCGAGCGTGCGACTCAGCGTGCCGTCGCCTTTGCCCGCGACCGTATTCAGTCAGCGCGGGCCGGCAAGGGTCGCGAGCCGGTGGCGATCATCGAGCATCCCGATGTCCGCCGCATGTTGCTGCGCATGAAGGCGCAGACGATGGCGGCGCGGGCTCTGGTGTATCTGGCGGCGTCGATGGTCGATCGGGCGAACGTGGGCGATGCGGCGGCGCGGGCACGGCTGGAACTGCTGACCCCGCTGGCCAAGGCGCATGGCACCGACATCGGCAACGAGGTCGCATCGCTGGGCGTGCAGGTGCATGGCGGCATGGGCTATATCGAGGAGACCGGCGCGGCCCAGCATTTCCGCGATGCGCGGATCACGCCGATTTACGAAGGCACCAACGGCATCCAGGCCGCCGATCTGGTCGGTCGCAAGCTGACCGGCGATGGCGGGGCGGCGTTGGCCGCGCTGATCGCCGATATGCGGGCCGATGCGGCGGACGCGGGCCTGGTCGCGCTGATCGACGCGTGCGAGGCGGTCGGACAGCATATGCTGGGTGCCGAAGTCGATGACCGGTTAGCGGGCAGCTATCCGTTTCTGACGATGCTGTCGGTCGCGGTGTGCGGCTGGCTGATGGAGAAACAGGGGCGAATTGCGGCTGGCTGTGAGGGCGATCCCGCGTTTCTGGCGATGAAGGCGGCGGCGGCGCGATTCCATGTCGAGCAGATCGTGCCGGAGGCGGTGGGGCTCAAGGCGGCGGCGATGGCGAAGGCGGAAGTGCTTTACGCCGTGGATGCGGAGACGTTTGCAGCCTGA
- a CDS encoding ATP-binding cassette domain-containing protein: protein MNPALAVEALRVMRGQTLAVCEVTLAVPAQTWFGLIGANGSGKTSVLRAVAGRLAAQGGQIRIGGVDMSADRAARARAIGFAPDPAMLPDALTAREILSIAGGALEPALATLGSLAAALEIERLIETRIGACSAGMRQRIAIACAFARPTDIVILDEPFNWLDPLAAYDLRRALRARVDDGLTLVTALHDLTTLAGSCDSGALLAEGCVAFEIDADAILAARSDPLAFERTTIEHLRTKREG, encoded by the coding sequence ATGAATCCGGCACTGGCAGTCGAGGCGCTGCGGGTCATGCGCGGTCAGACACTGGCCGTGTGCGAGGTGACGCTGGCGGTCCCCGCGCAAACCTGGTTCGGGCTGATCGGCGCGAACGGATCGGGCAAAACCAGTGTGCTGCGCGCCGTCGCGGGTCGGCTGGCCGCGCAGGGCGGGCAAATCCGGATCGGCGGCGTCGATATGTCGGCGGATCGCGCCGCCCGCGCCCGCGCGATCGGGTTTGCGCCCGACCCGGCGATGCTACCGGACGCGCTGACCGCGCGCGAAATTCTCTCGATTGCCGGTGGTGCGCTCGAACCCGCTTTGGCAACGCTCGGCTCGCTGGCCGCCGCGCTGGAGATCGAGCGGCTGATCGAAACCCGTATCGGAGCCTGTTCGGCCGGGATGCGGCAACGGATCGCAATCGCTTGTGCCTTTGCCCGCCCAACGGACATTGTCATTCTGGATGAACCGTTCAACTGGCTCGATCCGCTGGCGGCCTATGATCTGCGGCGCGCATTGCGGGCTCGCGTCGATGACGGGCTGACGCTGGTCACCGCGCTGCACGACCTGACCACGCTCGCCGGATCGTGCGACAGCGGGGCGCTGCTCGCCGAAGGATGCGTTGCGTTCGAGATCGATGCAGACGCGATTCTAGCCGCGCGATCCGATCCGCTGGCGTTTGAACGAACCACCATCGAGCATCTTCGCACCAAGCGCGAAGGCTGA
- a CDS encoding GntR family transcriptional regulator, whose protein sequence is MTALEHEDSPVYLKLRAIIATAILRGEYRAGDQLPSVRALAAEHGANPLTVAKAYQSFQDDGYVEVRRGVGMFVLSGAVERLKLAERDRFLNGYWPKVREHIALLGLNASELLDREIA, encoded by the coding sequence ATGACAGCGCTGGAACATGAAGACTCGCCCGTTTACCTGAAGCTGCGCGCGATTATTGCGACCGCGATCCTGCGCGGGGAGTATCGCGCCGGGGACCAATTGCCATCGGTGCGCGCGCTTGCCGCCGAACATGGCGCGAACCCGTTGACGGTGGCGAAGGCGTATCAGAGTTTCCAGGACGACGGCTATGTCGAGGTGCGGCGCGGGGTCGGCATGTTCGTGCTGTCCGGCGCGGTCGAACGGCTGAAGCTGGCCGAGCGCGACCGCTTCCTGAACGGCTATTGGCCGAAGGTGCGGGAGCATATTGCGCTGCTGGGGCTGAACGCGAGCGAGCTGCTGGACCGCGAGATCGCGTGA
- a CDS encoding nitroreductase family protein, with product MTFNDRSTPLSLLATRRSGKARDMIAPGPDAAELARILEIAARTPDHGKLAPWRFVVVPDGARDALAAELVAAYRADRPGAGRLEIEAMDGFARQAPCLVVVLFSPKTASSIPLWEQELSVGAATMNLEHAVHASGYAACWLTGWAAFSDRVRDLFGAAPERIAGFIFIGTPAKPLEERPRPDMNAVVSIWREPESVGI from the coding sequence ATGACCTTCAACGATCGCTCAACCCCGCTCTCGCTGCTTGCCACCCGTCGCTCGGGCAAGGCACGCGACATGATCGCGCCCGGCCCTGACGCTGCCGAACTCGCGCGCATATTGGAGATTGCGGCGCGCACGCCCGATCACGGCAAGCTGGCCCCGTGGCGGTTCGTGGTGGTGCCGGACGGCGCCCGCGACGCACTGGCGGCGGAACTGGTCGCGGCGTATCGCGCCGACCGGCCCGGGGCCGGTCGGCTGGAGATCGAGGCGATGGACGGCTTTGCGCGTCAGGCCCCTTGTCTGGTGGTCGTGCTGTTCTCGCCAAAGACCGCCAGCTCGATCCCCTTGTGGGAACAGGAATTGTCGGTCGGCGCGGCGACGATGAACCTGGAGCATGCCGTTCACGCCAGCGGCTATGCGGCGTGCTGGCTGACCGGCTGGGCGGCATTCAGCGACCGCGTGCGCGACCTGTTCGGCGCTGCGCCGGAGCGGATCGCGGGATTCATCTTCATCGGCACACCCGCTAAGCCATTGGAAGAACGCCCCCGGCCCGACATGAACGCCGTCGTCTCGATCTGGCGCGAACCGGAGTCGGTTGGTATCTGA
- a CDS encoding peptide MFS transporter, whose translation MALSPAAAPGGERTFLGHPVGLFILFFAEMWERFSYYGMRALLIFYLTQHWLFSDEKSGVIYGAYTALVYITPVLGGYLADRYLGQRKAVTYGAVLLTFGHFLMGFEGSGGQDPASLSLFWLALSFIIVGSGFLKANISVIVGQLYPRTDVRRDGAYTIFYMGINLGAALGSLLCGYLGQTYGWNYGFGAAGVGMLLGLIVFVIGKPLLMGQGEAPDAARLKTSVMGIKFEWLLYLVGIAAVIGIWQLIQYQAVIGYLLMVAGAILVGYVLLTAVTKLEKHDRDRIFAAMFLILGSIMFWALFEQAGSSLNLFTDRYVDRSGVPASMFQSINAIYIVLLAPLFALLWTKLGRAGLEPSTPAKFGLAMLQLGLGFLVLVWGSQAAGMENLTPVLFIFLIYLLHTTGELCLSPVGLSAMNRLAPAHMASLIMGTWFFASATGNFAAGLIAAATGSEAASGDGANKAVVLDVYWTVGLVAIGFGVAVLVISPLIKKLMHLDTLKDNELAGEAQLAEPQAAGVNTTGETR comes from the coding sequence ATGGCACTTTCACCAGCAGCCGCACCGGGCGGCGAGCGAACATTTCTGGGCCACCCCGTTGGCCTGTTCATCCTGTTCTTCGCCGAAATGTGGGAGCGCTTCTCCTATTACGGCATGCGCGCGCTGCTCATTTTCTACCTGACGCAGCATTGGCTGTTCTCGGACGAGAAATCGGGCGTCATCTATGGTGCCTATACCGCGCTGGTTTACATCACGCCGGTGCTGGGCGGTTATCTGGCGGATCGCTATCTGGGCCAGCGCAAGGCGGTGACCTATGGCGCGGTTCTGCTGACGTTCGGCCATTTCCTGATGGGGTTTGAGGGAAGCGGCGGACAGGACCCGGCGTCGCTCAGCCTCTTCTGGCTGGCCTTGTCGTTCATCATTGTCGGATCGGGCTTCCTGAAGGCCAACATTTCGGTGATCGTCGGCCAGCTGTATCCGCGCACCGATGTGCGGCGCGATGGCGCGTACACGATCTTTTACATGGGCATTAACTTGGGCGCTGCGCTTGGCTCGTTGCTGTGCGGTTATCTGGGTCAGACCTATGGCTGGAATTACGGTTTCGGCGCGGCGGGCGTGGGCATGTTGCTCGGCCTGATCGTGTTCGTCATCGGCAAGCCGTTGCTGATGGGTCAGGGCGAAGCGCCCGACGCGGCACGGCTCAAGACGTCGGTGATGGGCATCAAGTTCGAGTGGCTGCTGTATCTGGTCGGCATCGCCGCCGTCATCGGCATCTGGCAGTTGATCCAGTATCAGGCGGTGATCGGCTATCTGCTGATGGTCGCCGGCGCGATTCTGGTCGGTTACGTGCTGCTGACCGCTGTAACCAAGTTGGAAAAGCATGATCGCGACCGCATCTTTGCGGCGATGTTCCTGATCCTGGGTTCGATCATGTTCTGGGCATTGTTCGAGCAGGCGGGTTCGTCGCTCAACCTGTTCACCGATCGCTATGTTGATCGTTCGGGCGTCCCGGCATCGATGTTCCAGTCGATCAACGCGATCTATATCGTGCTGCTCGCCCCGCTGTTCGCGTTGCTGTGGACCAAGCTGGGTCGCGCGGGCCTCGAGCCATCGACCCCGGCCAAATTCGGGCTGGCGATGTTGCAGCTGGGTCTGGGCTTCCTCGTCCTCGTCTGGGGATCGCAGGCGGCGGGGATGGAAAACCTCACCCCGGTGCTGTTCATTTTCCTGATCTATCTGCTGCACACCACCGGTGAGCTGTGCCTGTCGCCGGTCGGCCTCAGCGCGATGAACCGGCTTGCCCCCGCACATATGGCCAGCCTTATCATGGGCACGTGGTTCTTCGCATCGGCCACCGGCAATTTCGCCGCGGGCCTGATCGCGGCGGCGACGGGTTCGGAAGCGGCATCGGGCGATGGCGCGAACAAGGCGGTCGTGCTGGACGTGTACTGGACCGTCGGTCTGGTGGCGATCGGCTTTGGTGTGGCGGTGCTGGTCATTTCGCCGCTGATCAAGAAGCTGATGCATCTCGACACGCTGAAGGACAATGAGCTGGCGGGTGAAGCCCAGCTCGCCGAGCCGCAGGCGGCGGGCGTCAATACGACCGGGGAAACCCGCTGA
- a CDS encoding NnrU family protein: MGELIAACVAFVGTHFLLSHPFRKPLADRIGERLFLGVYSLVAFATLGWMVWAYRAVPDAAQLWIVGDGLRALATAITLIASILLIGSLRGNPAMPDPTGAPKTVPAPRGVFAITRHPMMWGFALWAVAHVAVFPQPAQIVLAATIGLLALGGAALQDAKKRKLQPDFWPRWQRVTSYWPLAAVARGDAQGAAAWPGTFATVGGTILWLAASWAHIPLTGWDAGVWRWLG; the protein is encoded by the coding sequence ATGGGTGAGTTGATCGCGGCGTGCGTCGCCTTTGTCGGCACCCATTTCCTGCTCTCGCATCCGTTCAGAAAGCCGCTTGCCGACCGGATTGGCGAGCGGCTTTTTCTTGGCGTCTATTCGCTGGTTGCCTTTGCCACGCTGGGCTGGATGGTGTGGGCGTATCGCGCGGTGCCCGATGCCGCACAGCTGTGGATTGTCGGCGACGGCCTGCGGGCGCTGGCCACGGCCATCACCCTGATTGCCTCGATCCTGCTGATCGGATCGTTGCGCGGCAATCCCGCCATGCCCGATCCGACTGGCGCGCCAAAGACAGTTCCTGCCCCACGCGGCGTGTTCGCAATCACCCGTCACCCGATGATGTGGGGCTTCGCATTATGGGCCGTGGCGCATGTGGCGGTCTTCCCCCAGCCCGCACAGATCGTGCTGGCCGCGACGATCGGCCTCCTCGCGCTGGGCGGCGCAGCGTTGCAGGACGCCAAGAAGCGCAAGCTCCAGCCCGATTTCTGGCCGCGTTGGCAGCGCGTGACGAGCTATTGGCCGCTCGCCGCCGTCGCGCGCGGCGATGCGCAGGGCGCGGCGGCGTGGCCCGGCACCTTCGCGACGGTGGGCGGCACGATCCTGTGGCTGGCGGCCAGTTGGGCGCATATCCCGCTGACCGGATGGGACGCGGGCGTGTGGCGGTGGTTAGGCTAA
- a CDS encoding O-acetyl-ADP-ribose deacetylase: MLQVVEGDITRLKVDAIVNAANSSLLGGGGVDGAIHRAAGPELLDECRKLRSLGGCKTGDAKLTGGYRLPARFIIHTVGPVWQGGDKGESALLASCYRRCFEIARANSVRSIAFPAISCGVYGYPVGEAAAIAVRECRTALDSGMDLEISLVAFGADISRAYRESLA; this comes from the coding sequence ATGCTTCAAGTCGTCGAAGGGGACATCACCCGGTTGAAGGTAGATGCGATCGTTAATGCGGCGAATTCGTCGCTGCTTGGTGGGGGCGGTGTCGATGGCGCGATTCATCGAGCAGCCGGACCGGAGCTATTGGACGAATGCCGCAAGCTGCGTTCGCTGGGCGGATGCAAGACCGGCGACGCGAAGTTGACAGGCGGATATCGGCTGCCTGCGCGCTTTATCATCCACACAGTCGGGCCGGTGTGGCAGGGCGGGGACAAGGGCGAGTCTGCGTTGCTGGCAAGCTGCTACCGTCGCTGCTTCGAGATCGCGCGGGCGAATAGCGTCCGGAGCATCGCATTTCCTGCGATCAGCTGCGGGGTCTATGGTTATCCGGTCGGTGAGGCCGCGGCGATTGCCGTTCGCGAATGTAGGACGGCGTTGGATAGCGGCATGGACCTTGAGATTTCGCTCGTCGCGTTTGGTGCCGATATCAGCCGCGCCTATCGCGAATCTTTAGCCTAA
- the acs gene encoding acetate--CoA ligase, giving the protein MADEIYPVPTEWARNARYDSAGYEKLYGRSIADPGSFWLEQAKRLDWIKRPEMAGDWSFDEADFHISWFADGKLNVAANCIDRHLSKRGDQVAIIWEPDDPAEEPKRFTYAELHREVCRFANVLKAQGVRKGDRVTIYLPMIPEAAFAVLACARIGAIHSVVFGGFSPEALAGRITDCDSAVVVTADEGRRGGKRVPLKANVDAAAARAPALQTVIVVKATGGDVTMTEGRDVWYHDAAADVADTCPAEPMGAEDPLFVLYTSGSTGQPKGVLHTSGGYLLWASLTHELCFDYRPGNVWWCAADIGWVTGHSYILYGPLANGATTLMYEGLPNWPDASRIWQVVDRHKVHTIFTAPTALRALMKDGDDFVTKTDRSSLKLLGTVGEPINPEAWRWYHEVVGESRCPIIDTWWQTETGGAMIAPMPGATDLKPGSATKPMPGVDPQLVDAEGQVLHGATDGNLVIAKSWPGQMRTVWGDHARFFQTYFTTYPGKYFTGDGCRRDQDGYYWITGRVDDVINVSGHRMGTAEVESALVLHPKVAEAAVVGMPHDVKGQGIYAYVTLNAGCVADDALRAELVKWVRTEIGPIATPDAVQFAPGLPKTRSGKIMRRILRKIAEGDVSSLGDTSTLADPAVVDDLVANRVG; this is encoded by the coding sequence ATGGCCGACGAGATCTATCCGGTTCCGACCGAATGGGCGCGAAATGCGCGTTACGATTCAGCGGGATATGAGAAGCTTTACGGCCGGTCGATCGCCGATCCGGGCAGCTTCTGGCTGGAACAGGCCAAGCGGCTGGACTGGATCAAGCGCCCCGAAATGGCGGGCGACTGGTCGTTCGACGAGGCGGATTTCCACATCAGCTGGTTCGCCGACGGCAAGCTGAACGTCGCGGCGAATTGCATCGACCGGCATCTGTCGAAGCGCGGCGACCAAGTGGCGATCATCTGGGAACCGGACGATCCCGCCGAAGAGCCGAAGCGGTTCACCTACGCCGAATTGCACCGTGAGGTTTGCCGGTTCGCCAATGTCCTGAAGGCACAAGGCGTCCGCAAGGGCGACCGCGTCACCATCTATTTGCCGATGATTCCCGAAGCGGCGTTCGCGGTGCTGGCATGCGCGCGGATCGGCGCGATCCATTCGGTGGTGTTCGGCGGCTTCTCGCCCGAGGCACTGGCTGGACGCATCACCGATTGCGACAGCGCGGTGGTGGTGACCGCCGACGAAGGACGCCGTGGTGGCAAGCGCGTGCCGCTAAAGGCCAATGTCGATGCGGCGGCGGCGCGGGCACCGGCGTTGCAGACCGTCATCGTGGTCAAGGCGACCGGCGGTGACGTGACGATGACCGAGGGCCGCGACGTCTGGTATCATGACGCTGCGGCGGACGTCGCCGACACCTGTCCCGCCGAGCCGATGGGCGCGGAGGACCCGCTGTTCGTGCTCTACACCAGCGGATCGACTGGCCAGCCCAAAGGGGTGCTGCACACCAGCGGTGGTTATCTGCTCTGGGCCAGCCTGACGCACGAACTCTGCTTCGACTATCGCCCCGGCAACGTGTGGTGGTGCGCCGCCGATATCGGCTGGGTCACCGGGCACAGCTATATCCTGTATGGCCCGCTGGCGAACGGCGCGACGACATTGATGTATGAAGGGCTGCCCAACTGGCCCGACGCCAGCCGCATCTGGCAAGTGGTCGACCGGCACAAGGTCCACACGATCTTCACCGCCCCCACGGCGTTGCGCGCGCTAATGAAGGACGGCGACGATTTCGTCACCAAGACCGATCGCTCCTCGCTCAAGCTGCTGGGTACGGTCGGCGAGCCGATCAACCCGGAGGCGTGGCGCTGGTATCACGAGGTCGTCGGCGAAAGCCGCTGCCCGATCATCGACACCTGGTGGCAGACCGAAACTGGCGGTGCGATGATCGCACCGATGCCTGGCGCGACCGACCTCAAGCCGGGGTCCGCGACCAAGCCAATGCCGGGCGTCGATCCGCAACTGGTGGATGCGGAGGGGCAGGTGCTGCACGGCGCGACCGACGGCAATCTGGTCATCGCGAAGAGCTGGCCGGGGCAGATGCGCACCGTGTGGGGCGATCATGCGCGGTTCTTCCAGACCTATTTCACCACCTATCCCGGCAAATACTTCACCGGTGACGGCTGTCGCCGCGACCAGGACGGCTATTACTGGATCACCGGGCGGGTGGACGACGTCATCAACGTCTCCGGCCACCGCATGGGCACCGCCGAAGTGGAAAGCGCACTTGTGCTGCATCCCAAGGTCGCCGAAGCCGCTGTCGTCGGCATGCCGCACGACGTAAAGGGGCAGGGCATTTACGCCTATGTGACCCTAAACGCCGGCTGTGTCGCGGACGATGCTTTGCGCGCCGAGCTCGTCAAATGGGTCCGCACCGAAATCGGCCCGATCGCAACGCCCGACGCGGTGCAGTTCGCCCCGGGCCTGCCCAAGACGCGCTCGGGCAAGATCATGCGGCGCATCCTCCGCAAAATCGCCGAAGGCGACGTGTCGTCCTTGGGGGATACCTCAACGCTGGCCGATCCCGCGGTGGTGGACGATCTGGTGGCGAACCGGGTAGGGTAA
- a CDS encoding efflux transporter outer membrane subunit, with translation MNRPTILMALIAMPLAGCTVGPDYRPKAASELGVPPAYSVAARQEAQEDIRVWWTAFNDPMLTRLVEQAATQNLDVGQAVIRLRQAREALVQSRASLLPSISAGGSASRSEPIRGNSTQVTLPDGTVTSISQGGSSSFSLGADVNYQADLFGGVRRGVQASRAQLDASGYDYATVLISTQAEIARNYILARAAQTQLANARDSLAIQDDNLEIAGFRVQAGLVSSLDQEQARATRAQTAASVPSIEASYNSAVSRLGVLTGQAPGALKGEMEAVQPIPRGPASLTVGIPANTLRQRPDVRSAERNLAAAVAQIGVAEAQLYPQLSLGGSIDGGAGNLTSIFDVITGRIFASIAQTIFDAGRTKSQIRSAQAGADGAFLAYKQTVLTALEDVENAVVALRTAQERERQFVIALDAANNSAILSRSSYRAGLADFLTLTQSEASLISARNGLLQARSDQASALIQLYLALGGGWDAGTVPTPDTVPAPAPLSTGQD, from the coding sequence ATGAACCGTCCGACGATCTTGATGGCACTGATTGCCATGCCGCTCGCGGGGTGCACTGTGGGGCCCGACTATCGGCCCAAGGCTGCATCCGAGCTCGGTGTGCCCCCGGCCTATTCGGTCGCAGCGCGGCAAGAGGCGCAGGAAGATATCCGCGTGTGGTGGACAGCCTTCAACGATCCGATGCTCACCCGTCTGGTCGAACAGGCCGCGACCCAAAACCTCGATGTCGGACAGGCGGTGATCCGCTTGCGGCAAGCGCGTGAAGCTTTAGTCCAGTCGCGCGCGTCCCTGCTTCCCAGCATCAGCGCGGGCGGCAGCGCGTCGCGCAGCGAACCGATCCGGGGGAACAGCACGCAGGTCACGCTGCCGGATGGCACCGTGACCAGCATCTCGCAGGGCGGCAGCTCCAGCTTCTCGCTGGGCGCCGACGTCAATTATCAGGCCGACCTGTTCGGCGGCGTGCGGCGCGGTGTGCAGGCCAGCCGTGCCCAGCTCGACGCCAGCGGTTACGACTACGCCACCGTCCTGATTTCGACTCAGGCAGAAATCGCACGCAACTATATCCTCGCCCGCGCCGCGCAGACGCAGCTGGCCAATGCGCGCGACAGCCTGGCGATTCAGGACGACAATCTCGAAATCGCCGGCTTCCGCGTTCAGGCCGGGCTTGTCTCCTCGCTCGATCAGGAACAGGCGCGTGCCACCCGTGCGCAGACCGCCGCATCGGTGCCGTCGATCGAGGCCAGCTATAACAGCGCGGTTTCCCGCCTCGGTGTGCTGACCGGGCAAGCCCCCGGCGCATTGAAGGGCGAGATGGAGGCGGTGCAGCCCATCCCGCGCGGTCCCGCCAGCCTGACCGTCGGCATCCCCGCCAACACATTGCGCCAGCGCCCCGATGTGCGCAGCGCCGAACGCAACCTCGCCGCCGCCGTCGCGCAGATCGGCGTGGCGGAGGCGCAGCTTTACCCGCAATTGTCGCTGGGGGGCAGCATCGACGGCGGTGCGGGCAATCTCACCAGCATCTTCGATGTCATAACCGGCCGCATCTTCGCCAGCATCGCGCAGACGATCTTCGACGCGGGCCGCACCAAATCGCAGATCCGCTCGGCTCAGGCCGGGGCGGACGGTGCATTCCTCGCCTATAAACAGACCGTGCTGACCGCGCTGGAGGATGTTGAAAACGCCGTTGTCGCGCTGCGGACCGCACAGGAACGCGAGCGGCAATTCGTCATCGCGCTGGATGCCGCGAACAACAGCGCGATCCTGTCGCGCAGTTCCTATCGCGCCGGGCTCGCCGATTTCCTGACGCTGACGCAGAGCGAAGCGTCGCTGATTTCCGCGCGCAACGGCCTGCTTCAGGCGCGATCGGATCAGGCATCGGCACTGATCCAGCTCTATCTCGCACTCGGCGGTGGCTGGGATGCCGGCACCGTGCCGACCCCCGACACCGTTCCCGCCCCTGCTCCCCTTTCGACCGGACAAGATTGA